From Solwaraspora sp. WMMD1047, the proteins below share one genomic window:
- a CDS encoding HAD family hydrolase produces the protein MPHFRAVIFDFFGTLSHAVERGRRHDVVADLLGCDRQALIHVLDRSFPVRASGQLGDARASLRWLCRRLGTRPTDAALDAALAARLDAVRADIRLRADAVETLRALRRGGLRTGLISDCTHELPVILPDLPVFPLLDIRVLSVEEGRCKPDPALYLAACARLAVAPPDCLYVGDGGGRELTGAIRAGLSAVRLAAPDLAGHLVFDPDLAWSGPLVRSLAEVVALATGDDPATGDGRAPAATGTSVQG, from the coding sequence GTGCCCCACTTCCGCGCGGTGATCTTCGACTTTTTCGGAACCCTCAGTCACGCCGTCGAGCGGGGAAGGCGGCACGACGTGGTCGCCGACCTGCTCGGCTGTGACCGGCAGGCGCTCATCCACGTACTCGATCGGTCTTTTCCGGTCCGGGCCAGCGGTCAGCTCGGGGACGCGCGGGCCAGCCTGCGGTGGCTCTGCCGGCGGCTCGGGACCAGGCCGACCGACGCCGCGCTGGACGCCGCGCTGGCGGCCCGGCTGGACGCCGTCCGGGCCGACATCCGGCTGCGGGCGGACGCGGTCGAAACGCTGCGGGCGCTGCGCCGCGGCGGGCTGCGGACCGGCCTGATCAGCGACTGCACCCACGAGTTGCCGGTCATCCTGCCCGACCTGCCGGTCTTTCCGCTGCTGGACATCCGGGTCCTGTCGGTCGAGGAGGGCAGGTGCAAGCCCGACCCGGCGCTCTACCTGGCCGCCTGCGCCCGGCTCGCGGTGGCGCCGCCGGACTGCCTCTACGTCGGCGACGGTGGTGGCCGGGAGCTGACCGGGGCGATCCGGGCTGGCCTGTCCGCGGTCCGGCTGGCCGCCCCGGACCTTGCCGGTCATCTGGTCTTCGATCCGGATCTGGCCTGGTCGGGTCCGCTGGTGCGGTCCCTGGCCGAGGTGGTGGCGCTGGCGACGGGCGACGACCCGGCCACCGGGGACGGCCGAGCACCGGCCGCGACCGGGACGTCAGTCCAGGGCTGA
- a CDS encoding HEXXH motif domain-containing protein has translation MNVELYRLSHSQFLSIASGHGRPDAIEVLAASQRSKRRLLLLAIIQCVAGSELAATVGAAVELLVEAEHVRKDVVRAVLAYPFFDNWASSWLNRLAQAGAAATTNAALRDDLSHLTTLAVAAAVQAGIPVELTVPSRDGVVVLPTLGAAVGLGAGEVRIIVDRSRVVFTGSHGAVVVPRPVDEPAPGWEPVRSVRVEGASDGHVLAIEDLDPNRDCYQWQVAQRLDEENAERFADHCRRAWALIVAHHPEHAAGMRRALKSLTPLAQTAAGTSQGATSFRAFGSLAVSMAAHPENLAMSMIHEFQHMKLSAVEEIHGLYRSRSGSYFAPWRLDPRPIHALMHGAYAHTGVCDFWRRRRTVLVERPAVRTAHYEFALWRRLTMLAADSLLAAPELTARGRQFAGQLRATLIRWGREPVPTEIDRATADAALAYEVRWRLVHGRPEPEDLARLARAPKPRWLRVDPAAVVRVDRPPPAAVAVGPAEPAFARMIRVGTIGAAPAGQPDPAAAGAGPPEPGTDLPFEPALRDGDRAYLAGRFRDARAAYAAAIDGGCHSGWVGFAVATARSARVGQRWARQIDLLRQVHAAGQGRVGAAEVARWWLDSGRRSRHAR, from the coding sequence ATGAATGTTGAGCTGTACCGGTTGTCCCATTCCCAGTTCCTCAGCATTGCGTCGGGCCACGGGCGGCCCGACGCCATCGAGGTTCTCGCCGCGAGTCAGCGCTCCAAACGGCGCCTGCTGTTGCTGGCGATCATCCAGTGTGTGGCCGGTTCCGAGCTTGCGGCGACGGTCGGGGCCGCGGTCGAGTTGTTGGTCGAGGCCGAGCACGTCCGAAAAGACGTGGTCCGGGCGGTCCTCGCGTATCCCTTCTTCGACAACTGGGCGAGTTCCTGGCTGAACCGGCTCGCTCAGGCCGGGGCGGCGGCCACCACGAACGCGGCCCTGCGCGACGATCTGAGCCACCTGACCACCCTCGCCGTCGCCGCCGCCGTCCAGGCCGGAATTCCGGTCGAGTTGACCGTGCCCAGCCGGGACGGGGTGGTGGTACTGCCCACCTTGGGAGCCGCCGTCGGCCTTGGCGCGGGGGAGGTCCGGATCATCGTTGATCGCTCCCGCGTCGTCTTCACCGGCAGCCACGGTGCCGTGGTGGTGCCGCGCCCCGTCGACGAACCGGCGCCGGGCTGGGAGCCGGTCCGCTCGGTGCGGGTCGAAGGCGCCTCCGACGGACATGTCCTGGCGATCGAGGACCTGGATCCGAACCGGGACTGCTATCAGTGGCAGGTGGCGCAGCGGCTGGACGAGGAGAATGCCGAACGGTTCGCCGACCACTGCCGCCGGGCCTGGGCACTGATCGTGGCGCACCACCCGGAGCACGCGGCGGGCATGCGGAGGGCGCTGAAGTCCCTGACCCCACTGGCGCAGACGGCCGCGGGAACCAGCCAGGGCGCGACCTCGTTCCGCGCCTTCGGGTCGTTGGCGGTCTCGATGGCAGCGCATCCGGAGAACCTGGCGATGTCGATGATTCACGAGTTTCAGCACATGAAGCTCTCCGCCGTCGAGGAGATCCACGGCCTCTACCGGTCGCGCAGCGGCTCCTACTTCGCACCGTGGCGGCTCGACCCGCGACCGATCCATGCGCTCATGCACGGGGCGTACGCGCACACCGGGGTCTGTGATTTCTGGCGACGCCGACGGACGGTGCTGGTCGAGCGGCCGGCGGTCCGCACCGCCCACTACGAGTTCGCGCTCTGGCGCCGGCTGACGATGCTCGCGGCCGACAGTCTGCTCGCCGCCCCGGAACTTACCGCTCGCGGTCGCCAGTTCGCCGGCCAGCTGCGCGCCACCCTGATCCGCTGGGGCCGGGAGCCGGTGCCGACGGAGATCGACCGGGCGACCGCCGATGCCGCCCTGGCGTACGAGGTGCGGTGGCGGCTCGTACACGGCAGGCCGGAGCCCGAGGATCTGGCCCGACTGGCGCGAGCGCCGAAGCCCCGATGGCTGCGGGTCGATCCGGCGGCGGTGGTACGGGTGGACCGGCCACCGCCGGCGGCCGTCGCCGTAGGTCCCGCGGAGCCGGCGTTCGCCCGCATGATCCGGGTCGGCACCATCGGCGCGGCGCCGGCCGGGCAGCCCGATCCGGCGGCGGCAGGCGCCGGCCCGCCCGAGCCCGGCACCGATCTGCCCTTCGAGCCAGCACTTCGCGACGGCGACCGGGCCTACCTTGCGGGTCGGTTCCGCGATGCCCGGGCGGCCTATGCGGCGGCGATCGACGGCGGCTGCCACTCCGGCTGGGTCGGCTTCGCCGTCGCGACGGCGAGGTCGGCGCGGGTGGGCCAGCGGTGGGCCCGGCAGATCGACCTCCTCCGGCAGGTGCACGCCGCGGGACAGGGCCGGGTGGGCGCGGCCGAGGTGGCGCGGTGGTGGCTTGACTCTGGCCGTCGTTCGCGCCACGCCCGGTAG
- a CDS encoding CBS domain-containing protein, whose product MTTPNRVYIARLAGLTVFDPNGDQVGRVRDAVARLRTTVTRPPQVVGLVAEMPMRRRIFLSINRITSIDAESVVLGTGTLNLRRFEKRPNELLVLADLLDRRVQIESNGRPGTVVDVAMETNRNGEWTLTRVAVREQTGRLSRRGHLHQLEWEKARGLIGLSETRGTANLLAVLEGMRAADLANALQDLPDRRRDEVAAALDDERLADVLGELPERDQVEILTALGRERAADVLEEMDPDDAADLLSELPPPEQEVLLDLMEPDEADPVRQLLKYKPGTAGSVMTSEPIILPPDATVAEALARIREPQLSPAVAAQVFVARAPLATPTGRYLGMVHFQRLLREPPAELVGGVVVNDIDPLQPGTPLPEITRRMATYDLVAMPVVDATNRLLGAVTVDDVLDQTLPADWRDRDAPVGSTDG is encoded by the coding sequence GTGACGACTCCGAACCGGGTCTACATCGCCCGCCTCGCCGGGCTCACCGTCTTCGACCCCAACGGTGACCAGGTCGGCCGGGTTCGCGACGCGGTGGCCCGGCTGCGTACCACGGTCACCCGGCCACCGCAGGTGGTCGGGCTGGTGGCCGAGATGCCGATGCGCCGGCGGATCTTCCTGTCCATCAACCGGATCACCTCGATCGACGCCGAGTCGGTGGTGCTCGGCACCGGCACGCTCAACCTGCGCCGGTTCGAGAAGCGGCCCAACGAGCTGCTGGTCCTGGCCGACCTGCTCGACCGCCGGGTCCAGATCGAGTCGAACGGCCGGCCGGGCACGGTGGTGGACGTCGCGATGGAGACCAACCGCAACGGTGAGTGGACGCTGACCCGGGTCGCGGTCCGCGAGCAGACCGGCCGGCTCAGCCGGCGGGGCCACCTCCACCAGCTGGAGTGGGAGAAGGCCCGCGGCCTGATCGGCCTCTCCGAGACCCGGGGTACGGCGAACCTGCTCGCGGTGCTGGAGGGGATGCGGGCGGCGGACCTGGCCAACGCCCTGCAGGACCTGCCCGACCGGCGGCGGGACGAGGTGGCCGCCGCGCTCGACGACGAACGGCTCGCAGACGTGCTGGGCGAGTTGCCGGAGCGCGACCAGGTGGAGATCCTCACCGCGCTCGGCCGGGAACGGGCCGCCGACGTCCTGGAGGAGATGGACCCGGACGACGCGGCCGACCTGCTCAGCGAGCTCCCGCCACCGGAGCAGGAGGTGCTGCTGGACCTGATGGAGCCGGACGAGGCGGACCCGGTCCGGCAACTGCTCAAGTACAAGCCCGGCACGGCCGGCAGCGTGATGACCAGCGAGCCGATCATCCTGCCGCCGGACGCCACGGTGGCCGAGGCGTTGGCCCGCATCCGGGAGCCGCAGCTCTCCCCGGCGGTGGCCGCCCAGGTCTTCGTGGCGCGGGCGCCGCTGGCCACCCCGACCGGCCGCTACCTCGGCATGGTGCACTTCCAGCGGCTGCTGCGCGAACCCCCGGCGGAGCTGGTCGGCGGGGTGGTCGTGAACGACATCGACCCGCTGCAGCCGGGCACCCCGCTGCCGGAGATCACCCGCCGGATGGCCACCTACGACCTGGTGGCGATGCCGGTGGTGGACGCCACGAACCGGCTGCTCGGCGCGGTCACCGTCGACGACGTGCTGGACCAAACGCTTCCCGCCGACTGGCGGGACCGCGACGCACCGGTGGGGAGCACAGATGGCTGA
- a CDS encoding DMT family transporter yields the protein MPTASPGPAGADEPVRPASHPLSGAAVLLALLAVSSSAPLIAFAAAPALALAFWRNILAAAVLGPFALLRRRAELRLLATAAGRRTAGYCVLAGLALAAHFATWMPSAQLTSVAAAAALVGTQPIWQGLIALGQGRRLPVAAWIGIVVAVLGAGWATGADFGTSGRAFAGDLLAVLGGLAAAVYTALGERARVTLSTTTYTTICYGVCAFALLVGCLLGGVRLTGFDGPTWLAILGLVVGAQLLGHSMFSYALRRISATTISVLILLEAPGAALIAWVWLGQLPRAAALPGLGLLLVGVAIVVLSGARPARRAVPPEAGPLPS from the coding sequence GTGCCGACCGCGTCCCCCGGGCCGGCCGGAGCCGACGAGCCGGTCCGGCCGGCCAGCCACCCGCTCTCCGGCGCCGCGGTGCTGCTCGCACTGCTCGCCGTCTCCTCCTCAGCCCCGCTGATCGCCTTCGCGGCGGCCCCTGCCCTGGCCCTCGCGTTCTGGCGCAACATCCTCGCGGCGGCGGTGCTCGGCCCGTTCGCGCTGCTCCGACGCCGGGCCGAGCTCCGGCTGCTGGCCACCGCGGCCGGACGCCGGACCGCGGGCTACTGCGTACTGGCCGGGCTGGCCCTCGCGGCCCACTTCGCCACCTGGATGCCGAGCGCCCAGCTCACCTCGGTGGCCGCGGCCGCCGCCCTGGTCGGCACCCAGCCGATCTGGCAGGGACTCATCGCGCTCGGCCAGGGCCGGCGGCTGCCGGTCGCGGCCTGGATCGGGATCGTGGTGGCGGTGCTCGGCGCCGGCTGGGCGACCGGCGCCGACTTCGGCACCTCCGGCCGGGCGTTCGCCGGTGATCTGCTGGCGGTGCTCGGCGGCCTCGCGGCAGCGGTCTACACCGCCCTCGGCGAGCGGGCCCGGGTCACCCTCAGCACCACCACCTACACCACCATCTGCTACGGGGTCTGCGCGTTCGCGCTGCTGGTGGGCTGCCTGCTCGGCGGGGTGCGGCTGACCGGATTCGACGGCCCCACCTGGCTGGCCATCCTCGGCCTGGTGGTCGGCGCCCAACTGCTCGGCCATTCGATGTTCAGCTACGCGCTGCGCCGGATCTCGGCCACCACGATCAGCGTCCTGATCCTGCTGGAGGCACCCGGGGCCGCGTTGATCGCCTGGGTCTGGCTGGGTCAGCTGCCCCGGGCGGCTGCGCTCCCCGGACTGGGCCTGCTGCTGGTCGGCGTCGCCATCGTGGTGCTCTCCGGCGCCCGCCCCGCCCGCCGGGCGGTGCCACCGGAGGCCGGGCCCCTGCCGTCCTGA
- a CDS encoding DUF1003 domain-containing protein codes for MAEPRRVPRLDQPREPQRIRLPRFDPEAFGRWSEGIARYMGTAKFLVYMTVLIALWLGWNSLAPPSMQFDPYTFTFLTLVLSLQASYAAPLILLAQNRQADRDRLAMEEDRRRATMQKADTEYLAREIAALRIALGDVATRDFVRNELARLVEELDEQAQRRQRLDRRDYRREIERTLQPARPGSAADGHPGARPGDEEPRDEVDGD; via the coding sequence ATGGCTGAGCCGCGTCGCGTCCCCCGCCTGGACCAGCCGCGCGAACCGCAGCGGATCCGGCTGCCCCGGTTCGACCCGGAGGCCTTCGGCCGGTGGTCCGAAGGGATCGCCCGTTACATGGGCACGGCCAAGTTCCTCGTCTACATGACCGTGCTCATCGCGCTCTGGCTGGGCTGGAACTCGCTCGCGCCGCCGTCGATGCAGTTCGACCCCTATACCTTCACCTTCCTCACCCTGGTGCTGTCCCTGCAGGCGTCCTACGCCGCGCCGCTGATCCTGCTCGCCCAGAACCGGCAGGCCGACCGGGACCGGCTCGCCATGGAGGAGGACCGCCGGCGGGCCACCATGCAGAAGGCCGACACCGAGTACCTGGCCCGGGAGATCGCCGCCCTGCGGATCGCGCTCGGCGACGTGGCCACTCGCGACTTCGTCCGCAACGAGCTGGCCCGGTTGGTGGAGGAGCTGGACGAGCAGGCCCAACGCCGGCAGCGCCTGGACCGCCGGGACTACCGCCGGGAGATCGAGCGGACCCTGCAGCCCGCCCGGCCGGGCTCGGCCGCCGACGGTCACCCCGGCGCCCGACCGGGCGACGAGGAACCCCGGGACGAGGTCGACGGGGACTGA
- a CDS encoding P-loop NTPase yields the protein MSAPPVREAASASATEDAIQAALATVDDPEIRRPVTELGMVRSAVLAANGTVRVELLLTVAGCPLKDKLRTDITAAVGAVPGVTAVEIEFGVMTQEQRQSLQASLRGGGASAEPVIPFAQPGSRTRVYAVASGKGGVGKSSVTVNLAAALAAKGLSVGVVDADIYGHSVPRMLGTEARPTRVEEMIMPPQAHGVKVISIGMFTAGNAAVVWRGPMLHRALQQFLADVYWGELDVLLLDLPPGTGDVAISLAQLLPNAEILVVTTPQAAAAEVAERAGGIALQTHQRLVGVVENMSWLELPDGNRMEIFGAGGGATVAESLTRTVGAQVPLLGQVPLDTGVREAGDAGTPIVLAAPRTPAAQALIAVADRLAIRRESLLGKPLGLRPAGR from the coding sequence ATGTCTGCTCCACCCGTTCGCGAAGCCGCCTCCGCCAGCGCCACCGAGGACGCCATCCAGGCGGCGCTGGCCACCGTCGACGACCCGGAGATCCGCCGGCCGGTCACGGAACTCGGCATGGTCCGGTCCGCGGTGCTCGCCGCCAACGGCACGGTCCGGGTGGAGCTGCTGCTCACCGTCGCGGGCTGCCCACTGAAGGACAAACTGCGCACCGACATCACCGCCGCGGTCGGGGCCGTGCCGGGCGTCACCGCCGTCGAGATCGAGTTCGGGGTGATGACCCAGGAGCAGCGCCAGTCACTGCAGGCGAGCCTGCGCGGTGGCGGCGCCAGCGCCGAGCCGGTCATCCCGTTCGCCCAACCCGGCTCCCGGACCCGGGTGTACGCGGTGGCCAGCGGCAAGGGCGGGGTGGGCAAGTCGAGCGTCACGGTCAACCTGGCCGCCGCGCTGGCCGCGAAGGGCCTGTCGGTGGGCGTGGTGGACGCCGACATCTACGGCCACTCGGTGCCCCGGATGCTGGGCACCGAGGCCCGGCCGACCCGGGTCGAAGAGATGATCATGCCGCCGCAGGCGCACGGCGTGAAGGTGATCTCGATCGGGATGTTCACCGCCGGGAACGCCGCCGTGGTCTGGCGCGGCCCGATGCTGCACCGTGCCCTGCAGCAGTTCCTGGCCGACGTGTACTGGGGGGAGCTCGACGTCCTCCTGCTCGACCTGCCGCCCGGCACCGGCGATGTGGCGATCTCCCTGGCCCAGCTGCTGCCGAACGCGGAGATCCTGGTGGTCACCACCCCGCAGGCCGCCGCCGCCGAGGTCGCCGAGCGGGCCGGCGGGATCGCCCTGCAGACCCATCAGCGGCTGGTCGGCGTGGTGGAGAACATGTCCTGGCTGGAGCTGCCCGACGGCAACCGGATGGAGATCTTCGGCGCCGGGGGCGGCGCCACGGTCGCCGAGTCGCTGACCCGCACGGTCGGCGCCCAGGTGCCGCTGCTGGGCCAGGTCCCGCTCGACACCGGGGTCCGGGAGGCGGGCGACGCCGGCACGCCGATCGTGCTCGCCGCGCCGCGGACACCGGCCGCCCAGGCCCTGATCGCGGTCGCCGACCGGCTGGCCATCCGGCGCGAGTCACTGCTCGGCAAGCCGCTCGGCCTGCGTCCCGCCGGCCGCTGA
- the fxsT gene encoding FxSxx-COOH system tetratricopeptide repeat protein has protein sequence MTGPHGQERSGTIITFYSYKGGTGRTMALANVAWLLASNGYRVLTVDWDLESPGLHRYFHPFLVDKDLRDSHGVIDLVREYARAATRPTDGDSGLLDRAELTRLARIQRYASSLDFPFPGNGGIDLVPAGRQGPEYSARVSTFNWDDFYDRLGGAAFLTRLRDDLRGHYDFILIDSRTGLSDTAGICTVVLPDMLINCFTMSTQSIQGAVAVARSIRNLRRRPIRILPVPTRVEDGEQTKLERSRTHARRQFEEFVRALDRQDDDKYWGSVEIPYKPYYAYEEILSAFGDRPRQEGSLLAAYERLTSMIIDAPCELPATLAEPQRQRWLAEFEQRDPVTQRDLVISYAARDRIWAEWIGSELRRVSQPSRLMEQRASVAAVEHVDRMLVLISQESVRSPVAEQLWRRGRDREFPGGRFLVPVRLDSTAVPAPFEEREIVDLHSVSAARAREVLLAALGLHDLLSTGGESPSWPRFPALPPPICKISGRNPAFTGREAVLEELRVRLFRHTTAVPVVLLGLGGVGKTQVALEYAHRFAAHYDIVWWISADQPPIVRAELAKLAGPLRIPVGSTTNEQVDAVLQALRQGTRSPRWLIIFDNPESPEELRDFLPDGPGDVIITTRNPSWAQVGDAIEVGVFERAESVELISRRVAALPSTDAAAVAERLGDLPLVVEQAAAWLATTAMPVRSYLDLLDTRLSEVLAERPPPGYPNSAAATWSLSLERLRQNRPAAARLLELFSFFSPEPIPTWLLSTPRMVEDLVAVDRGMRDPMLHGSLIQDIGRYALARVDPAINSIRVHRLVQQVIRDAMSVEARAETRVQVQEILAAAGAARQGGPDDRDNWSTFEELRPHLVPSGTLDSRDDAVRQFVVDMVRYLTLSGDPAGAEELAVRADSRWSQLHADEDALSLRMRVQLANALRAAGRDSESLRISEAVLPLLDTLLGPDHPYRLEGASGLAADMLSAGRYAEALQLNHEIWNRWRGAFGDDFPRTLSAANNVALAERLNGNFPAAAKIDAETLRRRRKTLGERDYWTLFSAMNYGRDHRDLGNYPASRELLEEALASCRARLGEDHPLTLLVAKSLTVTLRRMGHLPEANELGADTQKRSRTVLGPGVRDTVSCTLEIACLRSAMGDHSGAQELARQVQRFYRDSYGPANPHTLAAENDLGIFLMRAGDGWSARPILAEAAGRLATTLGGEHPHTLVCRLNLANALHATGDLTEARRLDELSYSRLAPLGPEHPTVIAAASNLAVSLRDTGAPQDARRQLQEALRLSRQVLGDDHPNTLAIRNGERINSDIEPEPH, from the coding sequence ATGACCGGCCCTCACGGTCAGGAGCGCTCCGGCACGATCATCACGTTCTACTCGTACAAGGGTGGGACCGGCCGGACGATGGCGCTGGCCAATGTGGCCTGGCTGCTCGCCAGCAACGGGTACCGGGTGCTGACGGTCGACTGGGACCTGGAATCCCCCGGCCTGCACCGCTACTTCCATCCGTTCCTGGTGGACAAGGACCTGCGCGACTCGCACGGCGTCATCGATCTCGTCCGGGAGTACGCCCGCGCCGCCACCCGGCCGACCGACGGCGATTCCGGTCTGCTCGACCGGGCCGAGCTCACCCGGCTGGCCCGGATTCAGCGGTACGCCAGCTCGCTGGACTTCCCGTTCCCCGGCAACGGCGGCATCGACCTGGTGCCGGCCGGCCGGCAGGGGCCGGAGTACTCGGCCCGGGTCAGCACCTTCAACTGGGACGACTTCTACGACCGGCTCGGCGGGGCGGCCTTCCTGACCCGGCTCCGCGACGACCTGCGCGGGCACTACGACTTCATCCTCATCGACAGCCGCACCGGACTCAGCGACACGGCGGGGATCTGCACCGTGGTGCTCCCCGACATGTTGATCAACTGCTTCACGATGAGCACCCAGAGCATCCAGGGCGCGGTCGCGGTGGCCCGCTCGATCCGCAACCTGCGCCGGCGGCCGATCCGCATCCTGCCGGTGCCGACCCGGGTCGAGGACGGTGAGCAGACCAAGCTCGAACGCAGCCGCACCCACGCCCGGCGGCAGTTCGAAGAGTTCGTGCGCGCCCTGGACCGGCAGGACGACGACAAGTACTGGGGTTCCGTGGAGATCCCGTACAAGCCCTACTACGCGTACGAGGAGATCCTTTCGGCGTTCGGTGACCGGCCCCGCCAGGAGGGTTCCCTGCTGGCCGCGTACGAGCGGCTGACCAGCATGATCATTGACGCCCCGTGCGAGTTGCCGGCGACCCTGGCGGAGCCGCAGCGGCAGCGCTGGCTGGCCGAGTTCGAGCAGCGGGACCCGGTCACCCAGCGCGACCTGGTGATCAGCTACGCGGCTCGGGACCGGATCTGGGCCGAGTGGATCGGCTCGGAGCTGCGCCGGGTCAGCCAGCCCAGCCGGCTGATGGAGCAGCGCGCCTCGGTGGCCGCGGTCGAGCACGTCGACCGGATGCTCGTGCTGATCTCCCAGGAGTCCGTCCGGTCCCCGGTCGCGGAGCAGCTCTGGCGGCGTGGGCGGGACCGGGAGTTCCCCGGCGGTCGGTTCCTGGTGCCGGTCCGGCTGGACAGCACCGCGGTGCCGGCGCCGTTCGAGGAGCGCGAGATCGTCGACCTGCACAGCGTGTCGGCGGCCCGGGCGCGAGAAGTCCTCCTGGCCGCCCTCGGTCTGCACGACCTGCTGTCGACCGGTGGCGAGTCGCCGTCCTGGCCGCGGTTCCCGGCACTCCCACCGCCGATCTGCAAAATCTCCGGCCGCAACCCGGCCTTCACCGGCCGGGAGGCGGTGCTGGAGGAGCTTCGGGTCCGGCTGTTCCGGCACACCACCGCCGTACCTGTGGTCCTGCTGGGTCTCGGCGGCGTCGGCAAGACCCAGGTCGCGCTGGAGTACGCCCACCGGTTCGCCGCCCACTACGACATCGTCTGGTGGATATCGGCGGATCAGCCGCCGATCGTCCGGGCCGAGTTGGCCAAGCTCGCCGGACCACTGCGAATCCCCGTCGGCTCGACCACCAACGAACAGGTGGACGCCGTGCTGCAGGCCCTGCGTCAGGGCACCCGCTCGCCGCGCTGGCTGATCATTTTCGACAACCCGGAGAGCCCCGAAGAGCTGCGCGACTTCCTCCCGGACGGTCCCGGCGACGTCATCATCACCACCCGCAATCCCAGCTGGGCCCAGGTCGGGGACGCCATCGAGGTCGGCGTCTTCGAACGCGCCGAGAGCGTGGAGCTCATCTCCCGCCGGGTCGCGGCGTTGCCGTCGACCGACGCAGCCGCGGTCGCCGAGCGACTGGGCGACCTGCCGCTGGTCGTGGAGCAGGCGGCCGCCTGGCTGGCCACCACCGCGATGCCGGTACGCAGCTACCTGGACCTGCTCGACACCCGGCTCTCCGAGGTGCTGGCCGAGCGCCCACCGCCGGGGTACCCGAACTCGGCGGCGGCGACCTGGAGCCTGTCGCTGGAGCGGCTGCGGCAGAACCGGCCCGCCGCCGCCCGGCTGTTGGAGCTCTTCTCGTTCTTCTCGCCGGAGCCGATCCCGACCTGGCTGCTCTCCACGCCGCGGATGGTCGAGGATCTGGTGGCGGTCGACCGGGGCATGCGAGACCCGATGCTGCACGGTTCGCTGATCCAGGATATCGGACGCTACGCCCTGGCCCGGGTCGATCCGGCAATCAACTCGATCCGGGTACATCGGCTGGTACAACAGGTGATCAGGGACGCCATGAGCGTCGAGGCGAGGGCGGAGACGCGGGTGCAGGTTCAGGAGATCCTCGCCGCGGCCGGGGCGGCGCGGCAGGGCGGTCCGGACGACCGGGACAACTGGTCGACCTTTGAGGAGCTGCGCCCGCATCTGGTGCCGTCCGGGACGCTGGACTCCCGGGACGACGCGGTCCGGCAGTTCGTCGTCGACATGGTGCGCTATCTGACCCTCAGCGGCGACCCCGCCGGCGCGGAGGAGCTGGCCGTCCGGGCCGACTCGCGCTGGTCCCAGCTCCACGCCGACGAGGACGCCCTCAGTCTGCGGATGCGGGTCCAGCTCGCGAACGCTCTCCGGGCGGCGGGTCGCGATTCCGAGTCGCTGCGCATCAGCGAGGCGGTGCTACCGCTGCTGGACACGCTGCTCGGCCCCGATCATCCGTACCGGCTCGAGGGGGCCAGCGGGTTGGCGGCCGACATGCTCTCCGCCGGCCGATACGCCGAGGCCCTCCAACTCAACCATGAGATCTGGAACCGGTGGCGCGGGGCGTTCGGTGACGACTTCCCCCGTACCCTCAGCGCCGCGAACAACGTCGCCCTGGCGGAGCGGCTCAACGGCAACTTTCCGGCGGCCGCCAAGATAGACGCGGAAACGCTGCGGCGCCGCCGCAAGACCCTTGGCGAACGCGACTACTGGACGCTGTTCTCCGCGATGAACTACGGCCGCGACCATCGTGACCTCGGAAACTATCCGGCATCCCGAGAGTTGCTCGAGGAAGCCCTCGCCTCCTGCCGCGCCCGACTCGGCGAGGATCACCCACTCACCCTGCTGGTCGCGAAGAGCCTCACCGTCACGCTCCGACGGATGGGCCACCTGCCCGAAGCCAACGAGTTGGGTGCGGACACCCAGAAGCGGTCCCGCACCGTGCTCGGCCCCGGCGTCCGGGACACCGTCTCCTGCACCCTGGAGATCGCCTGCCTACGTTCCGCGATGGGCGACCACAGCGGGGCGCAGGAGCTGGCGCGACAGGTGCAGCGGTTCTACCGGGACAGCTACGGTCCGGCGAACCCGCACACCCTGGCCGCCGAGAACGACCTCGGCATCTTCCTGATGCGGGCCGGCGACGGCTGGTCCGCGCGCCCGATCCTGGCGGAGGCAGCCGGCAGGCTCGCCACCACCCTCGGCGGGGAACATCCGCACACCCTGGTCTGCCGGCTCAACCTGGCGAACGCCCTGCACGCCACCGGCGATCTGACGGAGGCCAGACGCCTCGACGAGCTCAGCTACAGCCGGCTGGCGCCGCTCGGGCCGGAGCACCCGACGGTGATCGCCGCCGCTTCGAACCTCGCCGTCAGCCTTCGCGACACCGGCGCTCCCCAGGACGCCCGGCGCCAACTACAGGAGGCGCTCCGGCTCTCCCGGCAGGTACTTGGCGACGACCACCCGAATACGCTGGCGATCCGCAACGGCGAACGCATCAACTCCGACATCGAGCCGGAGCCGCACTAG